The Streptomyces achromogenes DNA segment TTCACACGGCGGAATCCCTGTCCATGATGCCTCCGGTTCAGAACCGTACTTGCTCCAAGGCGAGGGTACAGATGGCCACCGACAACGGCCCCGGCGAGGGTTCCGCTCCAGGACGCCACCGCAAGGGCACTGACGGGACATCCGCCTTCTTGCGCAAGGGGAGGCGCACGGTGGTGCACCCGGAGCCGGGTGGCGTGCGCGGTGATGCGGAACTCCAACCCCCTGTTCCTGTACTCCTTCAAGGTCCTGGCCCGATGCCGGCACGCCAACGGACACTGACGAGCTGGAGCGGAACTGCACCAGGATCCGTGCGCGGACCGCCCTCGGCTACCTGGTCCAGGGCAGACCGACAGCGGACCAGACCCGCCGGCGGCCCCATCTGCCCGTTCTCAGCTCCGCCAGGTGAGTTGCCGACCAGCCTCCGGGCCCGGGGACGGACCGTTCAGCCGCGCTGGGCGGCGTCGTAGACGGCCCGCGCGGTGCTGTCGAACGTCGGCCCGTACATCGGGGTGCCACCGCCGTGGCCCTCGCCGTGGCTGTTGACCGACACCACGGTGCCCTTGCCGGTGGCGGAATCGAAGCCGGCGAGCCAGGGACCGCCGCTCGCACCGCCGCCGAGGTCGCACGGGACGCGGTCCTCGCCCTCGGGGGCACGCTGAGAGGTACCGGCGCAGTACAGCAGCTCCTCGCCTCGCTGGGGAGTGGTCGCCGGATAGCCGAAGGCGGTGACCCGCTCACCGGCCGAACGGCCGAAGGCGACGTTCTGCGCCCCCACCGCGTCGGTGAGCCGCTTCCCGTACGCCGGGGTGGCGACGACCATCGCCGCTACGTCATTGACGGTGTCCTCGGCCCAGGAGCGCGGTGTCATGGTCGCCTTGACGGCGTAGCGGCCATATGGAGTCTTGCCCTTGACATAGCCGGGGACGAAGACGATGTCGCTGTAAGTATTGACCGGCGAGGAGCCGAGGCGCGCACAGTGAGCGGCGGTCATGATCACTGAGTGGTTGCCGCTGGTGACGACGCTGGCCGTGCACCAAGTGTCCTGCCCGCTCGAATCGACGAAGAAGAGCCGGCCGATGCTGGGGATGGCCTTGCCGGTCCAGGGCTTGCTGAGCGGACCGGTCGGCCCCAGGTCGACGGCGCGGCTGACCTGCTTCATGCGCGCGGGCGTCCAGTACGAGAGGGCTCCGGTTTGATCCGCCGCCGAGTAGGTGACCGTACTGACCTGACCGGTTGCGGCGGCTGCGGGCAAGGCCGGGGCCGCCAGGGGGCTGGCCAGGGCCAGCAGTCCGGTGGCGAGACCGGAGACGGTGCGGCGGGCGCCTCGGGACGAGCTGGGCGACATGAGTGTCCTCGGATGATCGGGATCGGGTCTTCACCCGGAAGGACGCGATTCCGGCGAGTGGCGTGCATCCGCTGTTTGATCTTTGTTGTCACGGCCATCTCGTCCGGAGTGGCAGGGGCGACCGGGCCAGCGCCGCGGCCGTGGTCGATCAGCCCCCGGACGACCTGGGCACCGTCGACCTGCACCAGACGCCCCCGACCGACCCTGCTCGGGCGCGCGGCGCACATCCGCGAGGCGTGAGCTCACGTCGTGCGCTGACCGGGCGGGCACGGCACGGCACCTGACCGTGGCAGACGGTCCGGCCGCGGCAGCGCCTTCTCGGTCGCAGGGACTGCCGTAGGCGGCAGAGGGCGGGTGCGCAAGGCCCCGCCGCCGGGTGTCCGGGGCGGGGCGCTGGAGTGGCTGGGGTCGG contains these protein-coding regions:
- a CDS encoding trypsin-like serine peptidase, translating into MSPSSSRGARRTVSGLATGLLALASPLAAPALPAAAATGQVSTVTYSAADQTGALSYWTPARMKQVSRAVDLGPTGPLSKPWTGKAIPSIGRLFFVDSSGQDTWCTASVVTSGNHSVIMTAAHCARLGSSPVNTYSDIVFVPGYVKGKTPYGRYAVKATMTPRSWAEDTVNDVAAMVVATPAYGKRLTDAVGAQNVAFGRSAGERVTAFGYPATTPQRGEELLYCAGTSQRAPEGEDRVPCDLGGGASGGPWLAGFDSATGKGTVVSVNSHGEGHGGGTPMYGPTFDSTARAVYDAAQRG